From the genome of Vibrio navarrensis, one region includes:
- the rpsF gene encoding 30S ribosomal protein S6, with protein sequence MRHYEIVFMVHPDQSEQVAGMIERYTGSITEAGGKVHRLEDWGRRQLAYPINKLHKAHYVLMNVEADQAVIDELETAFRFNDAVLRNMIMRTKAAITEPSIMLKQKEERAPRRDAEAREAAAE encoded by the coding sequence ATGCGTCATTACGAAATCGTATTCATGGTGCACCCTGATCAAAGCGAGCAAGTTGCAGGCATGATCGAGCGTTACACTGGTTCAATCACTGAAGCTGGCGGTAAAGTTCACCGTCTAGAAGACTGGGGCCGTCGTCAACTGGCTTACCCTATCAACAAGCTTCACAAAGCTCACTACGTTCTAATGAACGTGGAAGCTGACCAAGCTGTTATCGATGAACTGGAAACTGCTTTCCGTTTCAACGATGCAGTACTACGCAACATGATCATGCGTACTAAAGCGGCTATCACTGAGCCTTCAATCATGCTTAAGCAGAAAGAAGAGCGTGCTCCTCGTCGCGACGCTGAAGCGAGAGAAGCAGCTGCTGAGTAA
- the rpsR gene encoding 30S ribosomal protein S18 — MARFFRRRKFCRFTAEGVQEIDYKDVATLKNYITEAGKIVPSRITGTSAKYQRQLARAIKRSRYLALLPYTDKHQ; from the coding sequence ATGGCTCGTTTCTTCCGTCGTCGTAAATTCTGCCGTTTCACTGCAGAAGGCGTACAAGAGATTGATTACAAAGACGTAGCAACTCTTAAAAACTACATCACTGAAGCTGGTAAAATCGTACCAAGCCGTATCACTGGTACTAGCGCTAAGTATCAGCGTCAACTAGCTCGCGCGATCAAGCGTTCTCGTTACCTGGCTCTGCTACCGTACACTGACAAACATCAGTAA
- the rplI gene encoding 50S ribosomal protein L9 — MQVILLDKIGNLGSLGDTVNVKSGYARNFLIPQGKAVMATKGNVEMFEARRAELEAKVAEQLAAAQTRAEKVEALEAVVIASKAGDEGKLFGSIGTRDIADAITAAGVEVAKSEVRLPEGALRTTGEFEISVQLHSEVFATVKLQVVAAD, encoded by the coding sequence ATGCAAGTTATTCTACTTGATAAAATCGGTAACCTAGGCAGCCTGGGCGACACAGTAAACGTTAAGTCTGGTTACGCTCGTAACTTCCTTATCCCACAGGGTAAAGCAGTTATGGCTACTAAAGGCAACGTTGAAATGTTCGAAGCACGTCGTGCTGAACTTGAAGCGAAAGTTGCTGAGCAACTGGCTGCTGCACAAACACGCGCTGAGAAAGTTGAAGCTCTAGAAGCGGTTGTTATCGCATCTAAAGCGGGTGACGAAGGCAAACTGTTCGGTTCTATCGGTACTCGTGACATCGCTGATGCAATCACTGCAGCAGGCGTTGAAGTTGCTAAGAGCGAAGTTCGCCTTCCTGAAGGTGCACTACGTACAACTGGTGAGTTCGAGATCAGCGTTCAACTTCACTCTGAAGTGTTCGCGACCGTTAAACTACAAGTTGTTGCTGCTGACTAA
- a CDS encoding DUF481 domain-containing protein, with protein sequence MSTRWFYCLSLLASLSAYAEENPDKDIDIPSPLKTEVEFGYQAHSGNTDSQALNARLSGEYTEGRHRSNGEWKFYNLYKNGEEDKRTSTYSAQTDYKLGPKAYLYGSFKGVDSRYSAYFKDYTLSGGLGYQFASTDTFVLELEIGPGFRYQEPNLDEIDDDDIIFPDTVEEGIFRGNMKTSWQALDNHRFAADITVVTGRSNTRTDSELSLTNNITEEIALKIAHSRQYHDKVPEGLNKADSVLSINLLFAF encoded by the coding sequence GTGTCCACACGCTGGTTTTATTGTCTAAGCTTGCTCGCAAGCCTGTCAGCCTACGCTGAAGAAAATCCGGATAAGGACATCGACATTCCCTCTCCTCTCAAAACGGAAGTGGAGTTTGGTTATCAAGCGCACTCGGGTAATACAGACTCGCAGGCGCTCAACGCCCGATTAAGTGGCGAATACACCGAAGGGCGACATCGTTCCAACGGCGAATGGAAGTTTTATAACCTATATAAAAACGGGGAAGAGGATAAACGTACATCAACCTACAGTGCGCAGACCGACTATAAGCTCGGCCCTAAAGCCTACCTGTATGGTAGTTTTAAAGGGGTTGATTCACGCTACAGCGCCTACTTTAAGGATTACACCCTCTCCGGCGGTTTGGGTTATCAATTTGCTAGCACCGACACGTTTGTTTTGGAATTGGAGATTGGCCCCGGCTTTCGCTATCAGGAACCCAATTTGGATGAGATTGACGATGACGATATTATCTTCCCTGATACCGTCGAAGAAGGTATTTTCCGTGGCAACATGAAAACCAGTTGGCAAGCGCTAGACAATCATCGTTTCGCTGCCGATATCACCGTGGTGACAGGCCGCAGCAATACCCGTACCGATAGTGAGCTGAGTTTGACCAACAACATCACCGAAGAGATCGCACTTAAGATTGCCCACTCCCGCCAGTATCACGATAAAGTGCCTGAAGGACTTAACAAAGCCGACAGCGTGTTGTCGATTAATTTGTTGTTTGCATTTTAA